Genomic window (Alnus glutinosa chromosome 9, dhAlnGlut1.1, whole genome shotgun sequence):
TTCATAAgggttaaaaattaaaaaaaaattaaaataataaaaaaaaagaattattgaaacattaaaaaatataacttacgaaattatatatttctgacaattaaaataacaaattattatatatatttacaaataattaatttaaactAGCAATCTTTGTTTGGGCTGTCCACCCATTTTGTGTTCTTTGTAATTTCTCCTTTTCCCCCTCTCTCATGgtgaatagaaaaaataataatttaaaagcaattgaaatataaaggcttacatttttattatttacatacaaattaaaaaataaatcaatgtaAACATTTTGATTACATACTTAAGACTTTTCAAGAAAGAGAAATTGTCAACAAAAAATGACTAacattttgctttctttttttgtaggCAAAACTTTTTACTGTACacctttaaaaagaaaaaagaaaaaagaaaaaggaagcacGTGAATCGATGTACATTATAGAAATTGTTTCAAACTAGCAAATCTGCTGGGAGTTCTTTAGCAAATCTGAAATTGGCTATTATgaagtttaagtttttttttttttttttttcaatccagcAAATAAGACAGACTTACTATTTTTCTTATAGAATTAATAGTGAGCAGAGCCTATTCACTATTAATTCTATAACtgataaaatattgagaaaaactaaaattaaaaaaaatatgatatttaCGTATTCCACTCTCTCTCATCTACCTTTCATTATAAAAGTGTATATAATAATGAATAACATGATTATTGAATACGAACGAAATATTGACAATTCTAGTGATATTGAATATGAACAAATCGATTAAACTCCCTATGTACAAATTTCTTACTAGCATACCCCTAAATTTCTAGAGTTCATTGAAAAGCATTTGAACATTAAAAACGGTCAAACTCATTCCCAACTGCAATTCGACCTTATAAAGCACATATGACAATTGCATGGTCAATCTTAAGAAATATTAGTCTTATTGTATGTTTCTAGttgctttgttttcctttttgcattttattattatttttttttgcttttttatttttttttttaaaaaaatgatcaaTATATTGCCttgtttttagttgttttgcttTCATAAATTGTGTAATTTTACTAGAATATTGAACTGGTACAACATTCGTATGGTGTAGCTCAAAAAATTCATTGAGCGTtgacaaaaatataattaaaaaaatatgagaaataatatttaattgcaAGTAAATAGTAGAATAAAAAATCTATTAGAGAGAGTATAGGAAAAGTAGTAGCTAAAGTCgagagttgtactttttcaatatctattttagctattattGTTGAAGATGCTTAGCCTtatcaaattttactagtcaaaatagttaaaaatcaattttatctattttagccaTTCATGTTTTTTAAAGCACTCCTAGTAGCCTCACTATTCTAGCTATCCACTAtcactattatatttaaataatattttttaaaataaaggtGGTGTGTGATgcatgagagagaaagaaaaaaataaaaaataataataaaaagaaaagaaaaggaaaaagaaagagataaagttttaatagtttttttacaATAGTGAGCACTGTTCACTCAccatttggtgaggctactgaGAGTCTTTTTGgacaatttcaataaaatttttgGTGAGGCAACTAGAAATGCTCTGAATAGGTTGGGTAATCTAGTTCaaccacttttttattttatttttttaaaaaaaaaaaaaaaaaattacttgaaggctataattgtattttcataacaatttctcttatttatttgaCGAGATGTTAGCATATGTCTTGAATTTAGAATGAGCCTAAATTCATGTCTCAAATCTATCAAATTTCTGAATATTTTGAGATAAAGTTTGCAAGGATGAAAGAAAAGGCAAATGGTATAACACCCAAATTGCTATACCATTCAAGTTGGAGTGATTGAGCGTTGCAACAAGCAAGCGTTTAACAGGCTCATTGGGTAGAAAGTAGTTAATTAAGATCTTCGCTTAATTAAAGCATTGTAAAACAATAGTAATGCTATAAAGAAAGACTCATGTCCTTTTTGagttttctcaaaattaatctgacttttaaaattatcattagatcaaaattcaataatgatctatcacacatcttatgataattttaaaaaccacatcaattttaagaaaattcaaAGAAGACATGAGTTTTCCTTTGAGTATTACTCTGTACAAAATAAGGTTTATATTAGTATTTTCAAATGGGTGGCCAAAATTGACTCTCAAAGCTGTTACTATTAGTATTTTCCAAAGCTTTAATTGAACATCTAGAAGAGAAGTTTCAGTTATTAAGTCCTtggatattttgaaattttttgcgTTATTTGTGTAAATATTTAACCTTCAatacatctaaaaaaaaaaaaaatcttcaaaatcttcattttaCGAACTAGCTCAAAAATCCATCGTATCCATCAAAATCTTCACCATCCATGTAGGAAACCAGTTACAAGGTACACAAcaatttccttaattttatttcaattaccACAAATTGTAATCAATTCATACAATTAATGTTGTAAGTCAAGAGGGTTAAATTAAACACTCTACATACAAAAAGAAGATAAGGGCCGGGATAAGGAGGATTAAACACAGCAAATGAGTTTCACTACTCTTATACAAGTTAAAATTAACATGCATATGACTTCTCAAACATTTTTATATTCCTCACATTTAACATATTCATTATCATCTAATTAAGATAACTTTTGGATTAACATAAACAAACCCGTCCAAAAAGGTagaagaaagggagagagaaacagatatatatatatatatatatagattgaaAATCATCTCAGTCCATCTGTAATATAAGAGTTATCATGGCtaaaattcaacataaaatcTAAGAAACCGTTGCCTAATATCACCAAGTCACCAACAATCCTTTCTAAGCATATATCTTCGCAACATTAGCGGATACGACACATTTTGCTGTTCTTTTtccaaaagcaaaacaaaagcaCGGGGTAGAGAAGCGTCATCATACTCCtaatcatcatcttcttcgGACATTACGTATAATGTTACGCTCATCCCAGATTGGACAGGAACAGGTTGGTTTTCCCTTCTTCCACTCAGCACCACAAGTGTAGCAAAACTGATATCCACATCTGGAAAAAGTAACAGAGAATGGCTGATTTGTAGTGACATTTTCTCTTGGGAAGTACAAAGACATGAACTTTGTAACAAAGATAAGGACaataaatgagagaaaaatacCAAACAATATTCCACTCAATTTTGTGGTGGGGTTAGTAATTGGCCGGAAGGGAGAAGGGTAGATTCGAACTAAATAACgacctccgcttcataaggCAAGGTTTCCGGCCAATTGAGCTACCCTTCGAGGTTACAAACACACATACATTTGCAACAATAAGAGCAAGAAAAAGTCAAATTGGAAGGAGGAATATAAGAAGTACCTGCAAGTGATGTGGTAGCAACCTTCGGCTAGTTCAACCATGTGGCTGCACTTCACACATTGGGGCCAACGTTTCGCCTTTGCAAGAGACTTGAGCTTTGCATCTTCTGATTGGGAATAAGGATTTGATCTTTTGTAATCATTGCAGGTCATTTCATAATGCCAAGGGACTTTGCAATTGATACAGAAATAGTAATCACATTTCATGCATCTTCTGACTCCTCCTTTGTCAGCAGCAATATATGCGGTCTTACTCTTAGTATATTTGAAAACCTCACTTTTCGACATTAGTGCTGAGCACCTGGGACGTGGGCAATAAACTTTCTCTGTAATAGGAATAGAAGATTCCTTCATGCGTTGGCTCCAGACCTCAACCAATTTCGGTGCCAAGAATTTCCCACAGCTATCAATATTCACCTCCGACTTACAGCCTTCATGAGGGCACTTCGCCACCATCCCGTTAAGCACCTTGGCCTCCACATGCTGTTTCATACATGAAAAGCAAAACCTGTGCAGGCAACCATCAACTGAAAACATCTTCTCAACATCTGCATCTTCAAAGCAAATTACACATGTCTCCTTCAAACTCTTGCCATTGCTACTCAAGGTAATTTGAGAAATTATAGCATCTCTTGCAGATTTAGATGCAAACTTAATATCGTTACGTGCCACAAGAGATGGGTTGCAACGAGTAAATTTTCTCTGAAGAAGAGCCACCTGATTGACTAATGTCGCAATCTTGCTCTGTTCTGGTCGTGCTCTACCTGTAACCTGTATTCAGAAATACAATGTCGATCACCTCTATCAATATTGTCACTAAGCACAAGTTTTAAATTAGAGTGAAGATAACTAGAATAAATTCCAGAATCTAAGCAAAGATGAAAggtttaaacaaacaaacaaacaaatttctATATCATTATCATAAGCACTGTGTATGTGTCAAATTTCTCAttaacaatcaaaacaaacaaacatttcCGTAAtcttattaatttataggctaaaaGAAGTAAATTACGAAACATTTAACAATGTAAAAATAAAGGTAATACTATTGACTCACATATTGGTAAATCACATAGTCATCACAGAAGAAGGTGAGCCTTTTCAAATTCAAGCTGAGAGCTTTATTAAGCCCTTCAATCAGAGCCTCCAGCTCAGCAACTTCATTGGTCACGACTTGACCATCCACGAACGCCTCCAGATTCTTCCTCACCTCCAACATCAGACTGTCCCTTGAATCGCAAATCGCGACCCCAGCTCCGGCCACGATGACCTTCATATCCCTAATCCTCTCTTCGCTCACCAACCCCTTTGAGTATAACCTGAAATACTCTGTGTCAACCAAAGCGGTCGACGATGACGAAGGGTCCATACGGTACGAACGGTGGTAATTGTCCCCGTCTTCTTCCCATTCCTCTTCGGGGATGTTGAGGATATCGCCCGCAAGCTTCCGATCGTGGATCCGACGGTCCATATCCTCCCGCATTTTCCTCATCTCCGCCTCACTTAGCTCGCTGTCCTCGAGCTCCTGCACGAACCTCTCCGCGTCTTGCAGCATAAGCGTCGCGGCGACGTCTAAAACGTCGTCATTGGAAGATGAAACAGCGTCGTTGGGCTGAAATGGTAGCGGTGGGGATGAACAGCGTGAGCTTGAAGGTTGGAGAGCAAGGGAGGCGCTCATGGCTTCTTGCATTTGGAGGTGATAGGCCAGGTTGAGGTCAGAGTCTAGGGTTTTCGCCTTCATGAGCACTTCGCGTTGCTCGGAGAGCGCGGCGTTGAGGTCGTCCCTTACTGTACTCTTGGCCATGGGTtctttgttctgaactttcttTCACTTCTCTCGCTTAGAGTGTCGAGGgtttttctctctgttttggttTTCAGAGATCGAGAACAAATTGCAAGGGAAACGAAAGGAGTAGCTTGCTAAACAAGGAAGTGAAAATTGTCAGAATATCAGATATCGTGATATTTAACGACGTTGGGGGCATTAAAATGGGTCCCACGTAAGCAATCACGTTCAAATAAGCTGCTAAATGGATTTATCAAAATTTCGTTTTATGAGGAGTAGTGGAGTACAAATCCCAAGTTTTACGGCACCTCAGCCAAATTCAGGGGATTTGATTTAAGAAATTTGTTATAAttgagaaataatttttgtataatttttttttaaaattaattattggatatGTTTTTACGCATGTGGGTCATATATActctagtttatttttaaaaagattgttagagttgtacaacagTTAAACAGCAAACATTAttcattgtaattattgttatctCATATAAATCAGATTTTAaggtaattaaatttgattaatttgattataatcagaTTTGATTCATGTATTGTGAATTAATCAATGAATAAAAGCAATATGTAACTCTTTGAACTTTTTTCTATAGATGTTGGTTAtaaaccgaaccacgtaaaattcattgtgttcttattttattattccgctatTTTACTTGTCTTTATTTTCCATtcgattttgttttctttcatggtatcaaagctataagcaggggcggagccaccttggggcttgggggggcctagccgggtttttttttttttttttttttttttttttttttttttttctcttttgatagcttttcaaatttcttatgtatttttaGCTGAAATTTTAGTCGTTGTACATTGAaatgtgcttatatataattgagatttgTAATCAGATATCTGCTGAGTTTCTCTACTGCATCTAAAAGCTAGATAGTTTATTCCTCTCATGCGATGAATTTATGTTCTATCCAAAGCTCACTCAAGGTAAAATTCTTTTATCACTAGTTTTTAACACTGAAAATTCTGTTAagagatttattattattattattattattattattttacctagatggtcaaattgaacaactcgctagttgaacctataacCCATAAATTTTAGCATTCTTTTTAGGTTACAACATCaagtatataaattaaaaaaatttctcaaaaaatattgatataaaAAAGATCGACTGCTAAATGTGCTATTAAACTGTTCTTACACTGgtccctatagaaagagtcagtaATCAAATCGTTACAGAAAGAGACGATCACTAACGgactaagtaaaaaaaaaaagtgttgtgacttagggggagtgtatcagatgaaggtaactaggccctagtaagataaggtttgatttttgactaattaaacaataaattttctatttttataaaattcagttgttttaaaccTTATCAGTGAACATGTTGCCTTAttaagaaagctttcacacacgacACGCATAATATGAGTTGAGTAAATTGATTAAAATTTCATATCTACAGAGAATTTTTTAACTCATAAATTACTTGactcaattatatgtttgcatatttttgatttaCTATTTGATTGATTTACTATTTGACTGATTTACCAGTTCTagatacatgcgtgttttggaGTTAAacattaaggattttttttttcctcctattTTCAGAGTGGAAATAACTTCTATTCGGTGGTGGCAAAATCCACCacctttttgcccaccaatagcAAGCTGACAAATcagcatgaaacaaaaaaacacaaacatgtAAGTGTAGGCAAAAACACCGGATCATTGTACTCCACTAgtagaaacaaaaattggaagaaaaagaaaacgaaaatctacctaaactagtagaaaaataaaatcaattcaaacaaaaatcaatttccac
Coding sequences:
- the LOC133878280 gene encoding E3 ubiquitin-protein ligase RSL1-like, whose protein sequence is MAKSTVRDDLNAALSEQREVLMKAKTLDSDLNLAYHLQMQEAMSASLALQPSSSRCSSPPLPFQPNDAVSSSNDDVLDVAATLMLQDAERFVQELEDSELSEAEMRKMREDMDRRIHDRKLAGDILNIPEEEWEEDGDNYHRSYRMDPSSSSTALVDTEYFRLYSKGLVSEERIRDMKVIVAGAGVAICDSRDSLMLEVRKNLEAFVDGQVVTNEVAELEALIEGLNKALSLNLKRLTFFCDDYVIYQYVTGRARPEQSKIATLVNQVALLQRKFTRCNPSLVARNDIKFASKSARDAIISQITLSSNGKSLKETCVICFEDADVEKMFSVDGCLHRFCFSCMKQHVEAKVLNGMVAKCPHEGCKSEVNIDSCGKFLAPKLVEVWSQRMKESSIPITEKVYCPRPRCSALMSKSEVFKYTKSKTAYIAADKGGVRRCMKCDYYFCINCKVPWHYEMTCNDYKRSNPYSQSEDAKLKSLAKAKRWPQCVKCSHMVELAEGCYHITCRCGYQFCYTCGAEWKKGKPTCSCPIWDERNIIRNVRRR